Part of the Misgurnus anguillicaudatus chromosome 25, ASM2758022v2, whole genome shotgun sequence genome, CATTTATCAGTCATTCAATTCAGTGTATGTACAGAAGACATGTTACCAATAGTTTCACAACGTCTGTGAGCGTTAATGAGAGCTATAGTTGAACACAATGAGAGGTGACGCTGATCCTTCAGCTGGTAGAGCTCTCTCATAGCCTCCTGTGTGTGACCTGTGACGTACATGAcacaacatcatcatcatcatcatcactgtAACACTCTGTCATCATCAAATATCACCTTCCCCattatatttatcattagtcTGACTCTTCATCATCACCATCTTAATGAATCAATCACCCACCATAACTATAATCTTCATCACATTTAATCATCATACACACCATCACTATCATCTTCATCACATTTAATTATCATACACACCATCACTATCATCTTCATCACATTTAATCATCATACACACCATCACTATCATCTTCATCACATTTAATTATCATACACACCATCACTATCATCTTCATCACATTTAATCATCATACACACCATCACTATCATCTTCATCACATTCATCATCATATACACCATCACTATAACCATCATCACATTTAATTATCATACACACCATCACTATAATCTTCATCACATTTAATTATCATACACACCATCACTATAATCTTCATCACGTTTAATCATCATACACACCATCACTATAATCTTCATCACATTTAATCATCATACACACCATCACTATAATCTTCATCACATTCATCATCATATACACCATCACTATAATCTTCATCACATTCATCATTATATACACCATCACTATAACCAACATCACCATCATTATACACACCATCACTATAATCTTCATCACATTTAATCATCATACACACCATCACTATAATCTTCATCACATTTAATCATCATACACACCATCACTATCATCTTCATCACATTTAATCATCATACACACCATCACTATCATCTTCATCACATTCATCATCATATACACCATCACTATAACcatcatcaccatcatcatACACACCATCACTATAATCTTCATCACATTTAATCATCATACACACCATCACTATAATCTTCATCACATTCATCATCATACACACCATCACTATAATCTTCATCACATTCATCATCATATACACCATCACTATAACCAACATCACCATCATTATACACACCATCACTATAATCTTCATCATCATTATATTTATCATTACTCTGACTCTTCATCATCACAATCTTAATGAATCAATCATCCACCATAACTATAATCTTCATCACCATCACTATAACCTTCATCATATTCATCATCATACACACCATAActataatcatcatcatcatcacttcCGGCATTACTATCATGACAGTCATAGTTATTATAATAACCTTTTAACGATATTCTTATTCATATAGTCGAAATAAATCACTTTTATGAATTACCTTCCATTAGAGATCCAAAAGCTTTGAAAAACAGGAGCACAGGATCATTGTTGTACAGTTGTAAATATTTCACAGCTGTATTTATGGCGTGTCTGAAGTACTTCTCCcgcatataatatataattaagggctgtttattaaaacaaagaaCAGATGATGTTATAAATGTTCAGAATAATCATAAATGATTACTTTTGTAAACTTACCAAACATGTTGCGTCGTTTTCTGCCATGTTTAATAATTGTATATCAGTTCACTGTAATATGGCAGCATCTGTGACTTTAAATAACGGAGTGAAATCATTGCTAAGGAACCGTGATCACACCTGCGCAGAAAAAGTAATCGATCACAGTCACCGCCCTCACAGCGCTTATCAATCGATTACGCACGCCTGTTCCGTGAAACGCAAATAAGGGCGAATTTCCCCaggtttttgttgtttgtttttattttatttcccaTTTGAATTTCtgctatattttattttgttatttaaacatTTGTATTTATAATATCGTGAGGAGACCTTGCGAATTCTAAATGGGGAAAGCTTTGActcataaatatatattacgcAAAATAACGTGCTAACGCGATTGGCTGAAAGGtgaacattttaataaatattcatGATCAGAGTCTGCGTTGCAGTTTGATTGGTGCTCGTCAGCGGCTGAACGCAGTTTCATGATGGGGTTGATTCAGAGCGTGTTTACTGCAGAGGCCGGCTATCACGTGCACGGGGTGAGTACGTCAATCAATCAGACATTCAATCATCAGACATTTTATCAGATGCGTGCTTTTAGCGATTACTGTATTAGAGcgttcatttataaataataaccgTAAGCTGACAGGCGCGCATGATGTCCTGACTGCAGTACACAGTAGGcgtgttcgacttcatttgACGCTGCAAAAACTgacagtcggatgacgtcaaagtaccgcgagagcgagttgaaATTATACTTCGCCGTATGGTTTCTCgatttgctctcgcggtactttgacgtcatccggctatCGTATTGGTTGCTTACCTTTAAAAATCACATCTCTTTCAAACTTAAATGATCAGATTCAGGAGAATTCACCAGCACAGAGAGCCGGACTGGAGCCCTTCTTTGATTTCATTTTATCTGTTGGACACACAAGGCTGGTCAGTTTCattgtataaatatttaaaacatatttagcATGTCATGACACTGAAGATGATGAATGAGAACCAGAAATAATGATGATCACTGTGATCTGATCTGCTTTAATTGTGTTCATGAACTTGAGAGGCAAaagcttgtgtttgttgtcagAATAAGGAGAGCGATATGCTGAAAGATCTTCTGAAGGCAAACATAGAGAAGCCGGTGAGGATGGAGGTCTACAGCAGTAAAATGATGAAGATCAGAGAGTTGGAGGTCATTCCCAGTAACATGTGGGGTGGTCAGGGATTACTGGGGGCAAGCGTACGATTCTGTACATTTCATGGAGCAAATCACAACGTCTGGCATGTTTTGGTGAGTATATTACTTTTTAGGTGCATTAATTATCTATTGCATTGCATATAGTCTTAAACATTTCTTTGTTGTGcattcctttaatattttataatgtttgtttttaagatttccaatATAGTCTTTTAAGACTTGAATGTGACTTTTAGGATATGGAACCAAATTCACCCGCTGCATTGGCTGGACTTAAGCCTTATTCTGATTACATTGTTGGTGCGGATCAAGTGCTCCAGGACGTAAGATTTGTACTTGCACGTCATGTAAATACATCAGTGATGTCTCTCTGCGATACATAAGCTATGAATTTTTTGATCCACAGTCGGAGGATTTCTTTACGCTGATAGAGGCGTCGGAGGGGAAACCATTGAAACTTTTGGTGTATAACACACAGACTGATGGCTGCAGGGAAATTCACATTACTCCTAATGGAGCGTGGGGCGGTGAGGGAAGGTAAACACATCATTACACAGCCAGGCAAACGTGTGAATTTAATATATTCATGCAGTATATCATTTTACTTACGCATGTCCCGTTGTCCTGTGTCTCCCAGTCTTGGTTGTGGTATTGGGTTCGGCTACCTCCATCGCATCCCCACAAGACCCCTCGCATCAAGAAAACATGACATTGATACAACATCTGAAACTATAGAGGTAAAGCACAGTTCTGAGGTCAGTATGTCTAGAAATCATTCATGTTTATgtacataaaaacatgtcttGTTTATACTACTACACCATTGTACCAAAGAGGATTCgggccaagctaaaataaaaaataaaaacatcttgagattaaagtcattatAATTATGCAATGTTTAACTATtcgtttgaaaaaaaaaaagttgcaatATTTCGAGAATACAGTCGTAGTATTTCGAGAATACAGTCACAgtatttcgagaataaagtcgcaGTATTATAAAGTCGCAGCATTTCGAGAATACAGTCGCAGCATTTCGAGAATACAGTCGCAGCATTTCGAGAATACAGTCGCAGCATTTCGAGAATACAGTCGCAGCATTTCGAGAATACAGTCGCAGCATTTCGAGAATACAGTCGCAGCATTTCGAGAATACAGTCGCAGCATTTCGAGAATACAGTCGCAGcatttcgagaataaagtcgcaGCATTTCGAGAATACAGTCGCAGCATTTCGAGAATACAGTCGCAGCATTTCGAGAATACAGTCGCAGCATTTCGAGAATACAGTCGCAGAATTTCGAGAATACAGTCGCAGCATTTCGAGAATACAGTCGCAGCATTTCGAGAATACAGTCGCAGCATTTCGAGAATACAGTCGCAGCATTTCGAGAATACAGTCGCAGCATTTCGAGAATACAGTCGCAGCATTTCGAGAATACAGTCGCAGCATTTCGAGAATACAGTCGCAgtatttcgagaataaagtcgcagtatttcgagaataaagtcgcagtatttcgagaataaagtcgcaGTATTTCGATAAAAAAGTCGCAGTATTATAAAGTCGCAgtatttcgagaataaagtcacagTATTTCGAGAATACAGTCGCAGTATTTCGAGAATACAGTCGCAGTATTTCGAGAATAAAATCGCAgtatttcgagaataaagtcgcagtatttcgagaataaagtcgcaGTATTTCGATAAAAAAAGTCGCAGTATTATAAAGTCGCAgtatttcgagaataaagtcgcagtatttcgagaataaagtcgcaGTATTTCGAGAATACAGTCGCAgtatttcgagaataaagtcgcagtatttcgagaataaagtcgcaGTATTTCGagaatattttgaaaataaagtcaatataacaagactaaatttgtaatattttgaaaataaagtcaatataacaagaataaagtcataatattttgaaaataatgtcatatttttacattaacGTGTTTGGAGTGATGTGAACTTTATTCTCATTTTattgactttatttttaaaatattattactttatcacagaaatgttatttattttgacttttctccaaaaaaaaaaaaaaaacgattagtTAATTCTCGTATTATAATGACTTTAATTTCGAGatggtttaatttttttattttagtttggcACTAATCCTCCTTGGTACCATTTGTTATAGTTATTCTCACAAATGTTTTAATTCTAtttcagacatttttagagaATTCCTCGGATGTTTCTGGCTGTGATGAGACACTGGTGGACGTTTTTGGTGGACTTCAGACAAACTTTGAAGTTTCAACAGAATTGGAGAAACAATGTGACAAAGCTTCTGGTGAGTCTaataacttttataaaaaaagtcattattttttatgtaatacaAAATGAAGAAGGGCTAATCTATATAGTTTTTGTGACTGTCACAGACATGTTTGAGACGACATCTGTAGATCTCTCTGGACTGTTGGATTTATCATTGTCCTCTACAGAGCGTTCTGCCTCCTCTTTGTTAGtggatgatgaagatgatgctGGAATTTACAGTAGTGAGGATCTATCTGTCATGAGTAAGTAGCAGAAGTCTTTTAAAAACATGAGATCAtcttattctttatttattattagttcatTTGTAACATTTTCTCATGAGTCGGTCTGAAAACAGCACGGTCAACACTGGAAAAGACGTCCAGATGAATGACTCTGGGATTTATGGTGTTGAAATAGGACCTgtgattttaaatatggaaGAAAGATGTAATGAgattaaaacatttcaacattGACATCAAATCCAGCTAGAAACCAGCATCACCACACATGCATGAACGTCTGTTAAAGAAGTACTGACAGAGATAAATGAAGACATTTAAagcagcatttatttattttgaaagtgTTGACAATGCAACATTACACAGAAAATGATGCAGTATTCATTCAGAGAGTGACTTTATATTTGTTGACACGCACGCagaataatgacattttatagaGTAATGGCATCATTAAGCAACCTGTATATTCACCTGCTTTAGTGTGAATCTCATGAAAACATTCCCAGGTCACATTtcaccctgcaataaattatattttgcataaagtttgtttttaggaATCCATGAAATCAAAATAGTGAACACTTGTTGCTTATCTGTGTTTTGCTTTACATTGACAAAATTTACTTTTAGATGATTTTGCAAGTCTCTTTTCCAAAAAAGGATGAAGAAAAAAAGGAGTAATGCTGCAttaatgtcatttttgtcatatatGCACAATTTGCTACCAGATTTGTCATGATGCAGAGAATAATAAACATAagctttattttctttatgcaAAATATGTGTAAAGGTTTTATGAGATTCACTCTTTCACAGCTATCGGTATATATGTCTCCTAAAAAGCTCAgtggtttgaacccagggaacacacatgctgataaaaaaaagtagtgcattgtaagtcactttgggtaAAGTGTTTgctaaatgcatacatgtaaatgtacaCAGTCACCTGTCAGATCTGAAGACTGTCATCTCTCTCAGGAAAGAGACTGTGGACATGAATATTTTAGACACAGTGCTGCCTAAACATCAACTTGAATGTAGCTAAATGCCAAAATAATAAACACACGAGTAAATAATGAATGTAGGTAAAGTctcacatgtaaatgtttatgtttgtcACACATTACTTTACATCTGCATTTCTGTGTTATTGCACATTATTTGATCTGTAATCACAGTGTTGGGTAACTAGTTATGAAgaaattagttactgtaatttaatgacTTTTTCCTTGATAAAGTAACTCACTCAGTAATTTAATAACTTCTGATGTAATTGAAGTAAATGTTGTAGATCAatgatatataatacaatagtggatttaacatcaacatttaaagtctagggttaaaatgcatgtttttatgaATATTTCTAACTTTTAATTACTGTGATGAGTCAATAAGAATAATGGTGCAtttcactattaactggttagttattatcattaatattactgagCTATTGTCTgttcattaatatttaaaaagcacatattaatgcctgattatTCAAATCCTTATTTTACATCCTTAATCCTACCCAATTCCTACCAATACTTCAACTTAACAACTACTTTACTAATAAATAAGCAGAAATTAGGTGTATATTGAGACAAAAGTAGTAAATAGTCAGTAAGTAGTGAGAACTGTACCTTAAAAAGAATAaatgatgtacttttatatgatttattcgAGCTGTTTCAAGACTATCTTTGTATCATTAACTAAATAAGAAATAGAAAGTCATTAGTAATAAgtcattaaatacttttttagaAAGAGTCATTtgtacagtaatctaattacatgattcaAGATGTCATTAGtgactagtaattaattacttttttttaagtaacttacccaacactggttactCAACACTTACCTGTGACATGATGAGTTATATAAACATGGACAATGTGTTCAGCTTCTGAAAATGACAAATATACAGAAATTACATACAGAAAAGGTTTAAGGCAACCTGTCAATTGTTTCTTCTTTAAGGGCTATATTCATGTAAGATTGAAAGGCATGTCTTGTTTAATATGACACctgttatttatattaattgACTAAACGTCTCTATGTATATCCCATTTTCTTTGGGGTttttttcatgtaaagctgctttgaaacaatgttacattgtaaaaaaatccctaaatattaaagcaacaccaaagaggttttt contains:
- the gorasp1b gene encoding Golgi reassembly-stacking protein 1b isoform X1 — encoded protein: MMGLIQSVFTAEAGYHVHGIQENSPAQRAGLEPFFDFILSVGHTRLNKESDMLKDLLKANIEKPVRMEVYSSKMMKIRELEVIPSNMWGGQGLLGASVRFCTFHGANHNVWHVLDMEPNSPAALAGLKPYSDYIVGADQVLQDSEDFFTLIEASEGKPLKLLVYNTQTDGCREIHITPNGAWGGEGSLGCGIGFGYLHRIPTRPLASRKHDIDTTSETIEVKHSSETFLENSSDVSGCDETLVDVFGGLQTNFEVSTELEKQCDKASDMFETTSVDLSGLLDLSLSSTERSASSLLVDDEDDAGIYSSEDLSVMSRSENSTVNTGKDVQMNDSGIYGVEIGPVILNMEERCNEIKTFQH
- the gorasp1b gene encoding Golgi reassembly-stacking protein 1b isoform X3; translated protein: MMGLIQSVFTAEAGYHVHGIQENSPAQRAGLEPFFDFILSVGHTRLNKESDMLKDLLKANIEKPVRMEVYSSKMMKIRELEVIPSNMWGGQGLLGASVRFCTFHGANHNVWHVLDMEPNSPAALAGLKPYSDYIVGADQVLQDSEDFFTLIEASEGKPLKLLVYNTQTDGCREIHITPNGAWGGEGSLGCGIGFGYLHRIPTRPLASRKHDIDTTSETIEVKHSSETFLENSSDVSGCDETLVDVFGGLQTNFEVSTELEKQCDKASERSASSLLVDDEDDAGIYSSEDLSVMSRSENSTVNTGKDVQMNDSGIYGVEIGPVILNMEERCNEIKTFQH
- the gorasp1b gene encoding Golgi reassembly-stacking protein 1b isoform X2, with translation MMGLIQSVFTAEAGYHVHGIQENSPAQRAGLEPFFDFILSVGHTRLNKESDMLKDLLKANIEKPVRMEVYSSKMMKIRELEVIPSNMWGGQGLLGASVRFCTFHGANHNVWHVLDMEPNSPAALAGLKPYSDYIVGADQVLQDSEDFFTLIEASEGKPLKLLVYNTQTDGCREIHITPNGAWGGEGSLGCGIGFGYLHRIPTRPLASRKHDIDTTSETIETFLENSSDVSGCDETLVDVFGGLQTNFEVSTELEKQCDKASDMFETTSVDLSGLLDLSLSSTERSASSLLVDDEDDAGIYSSEDLSVMSRSENSTVNTGKDVQMNDSGIYGVEIGPVILNMEERCNEIKTFQH